In Rhodothermales bacterium, a single window of DNA contains:
- a CDS encoding BamA/TamA family outer membrane protein — protein MRTVRRLVLLLVAVLVAGLGVPREAEAQYFRFGKNKVQYEALDWQYLQSTHFDVYYYEPGGRALADFTAKAAEDAYTQIEDLFGYRITDRIPLLVYQSHNDFTVTNAVDLPVYSEGIGGVTELFKNRVAIPFTGDYRDFRRVIHHELVHAVINDMFYGGSIQSIIQNGIRLQIPLWFNEGLAEYAALGWDTNSDMYVRDAVVNDYLAPIERLGGYFAYRGGQAVWDYVAAQYGREKITEILQRLRVSRSVNGSFKRATGLDLDDLSERWHDALKAVYFPEVAARENLDQIAKALVTDENGGYYNTGATISPQGDKVAFLTATGPLFDVYVVETTGEAPPRKIIDGQNNVSFESLRILTPGLSWGPEGERLAVAVKSGQSDAIAIVDVRSGDAVHYRVPEIDAIISVKWSPDGGRIAFEGTHGPQSDLYVLDLATGETVNYTADLFSDHEPAWSPDGRALVFHSDRGDYVETGRWTERNFSMLDHDYAQFDLYRIDLSAPGRLDRLTFDADWDEQSAAFGSDPDRLLFVSDRNGIYNLWEKNLATGEERPLTNLLTGVTQVSLSADGTRAALVALKEGVPSIYLLRDPFGRDAETAPLRPTVWAQRVEGAVGEPAPALALAGATTLAGNPILRDAANDHPFLADPMRARRLLEPLVAVAGTTAETGGTNGHGSPALGDPPDLLASGDASTDGVNAESAPDSTAYGTIRVDFRNYDFSDAFDEAQRRREEQIRPRFEPVDHVNEDGSFKEKRYKLKFSPDIVYGNVGYDAIFGVQSVTQMVFSDMLGNHQIFAATNLIIDLRNSDYLLAYQYLPRRTDFALTGFHLARQLTDFTRETIYRYRNYGLTFSASYPLDKFRRVDAEMSVLGTSLTDLVDPALRARSRVFLYPALTFTTDGTEPGFLFPSGGRRYALRLAGSPGVSVTFATLLADARQYVGLGRYYSLAFRASGGVSFGPNPQRFYAAGVQNWINPNFRSIPIEDENDFVFGTPVLPLRGFGIDERSGSAFGLLNAEFRFPLFAAILPGPIPVLPLYNLQGTAFLDAGTISNGGFDLRRLNEEGKEVFDDLLIGTGVGLRTILLGYPIRLDWAWPYDGRGFGDAQVYFSIGLDF, from the coding sequence ATGCGCACCGTTCGTCGCCTCGTCCTGCTGCTCGTCGCCGTGCTCGTCGCAGGGCTCGGCGTGCCGCGCGAGGCGGAGGCGCAGTACTTCCGCTTCGGGAAGAACAAGGTGCAGTACGAGGCGCTCGACTGGCAGTACCTCCAGTCCACCCACTTCGACGTCTACTACTACGAGCCCGGCGGCCGAGCCCTCGCTGACTTCACCGCGAAGGCCGCCGAGGACGCCTACACCCAGATCGAGGATCTCTTCGGCTACCGGATCACCGACCGGATCCCGCTCCTCGTCTACCAGAGCCACAACGACTTCACCGTCACGAACGCCGTCGACCTGCCCGTCTACTCCGAGGGCATCGGCGGGGTGACGGAGCTGTTCAAGAACCGCGTCGCCATCCCCTTCACCGGCGACTATCGCGACTTCCGGCGCGTGATCCACCACGAGCTCGTCCACGCCGTCATCAACGACATGTTCTACGGCGGGTCGATCCAGTCGATCATCCAGAACGGCATCCGGCTCCAGATCCCGCTGTGGTTCAACGAAGGCCTCGCCGAGTACGCCGCGCTCGGGTGGGACACGAACTCCGACATGTACGTCCGCGACGCCGTCGTGAACGACTACCTCGCGCCCATCGAACGGCTCGGCGGCTACTTCGCGTACCGGGGCGGGCAGGCCGTGTGGGACTACGTCGCCGCGCAGTACGGCCGTGAGAAGATCACCGAGATCCTCCAGCGCCTCCGCGTCAGTCGCTCCGTCAACGGCTCGTTCAAGCGCGCCACGGGGCTCGACCTCGACGACCTCTCGGAGCGGTGGCACGACGCGCTCAAGGCCGTCTACTTCCCCGAGGTCGCCGCGCGCGAGAACCTCGACCAGATCGCGAAGGCGCTCGTCACCGACGAGAACGGCGGCTACTACAACACCGGCGCCACGATCTCGCCGCAGGGCGACAAGGTGGCGTTCCTCACCGCGACGGGGCCGCTCTTCGATGTCTACGTCGTCGAGACGACGGGCGAGGCGCCGCCGCGCAAAATCATCGACGGGCAGAATAACGTCTCGTTCGAGAGCCTGCGCATCCTCACGCCCGGCCTCTCGTGGGGGCCGGAGGGCGAGCGCCTCGCCGTCGCCGTGAAGAGCGGGCAGAGCGACGCGATTGCGATTGTGGACGTGCGCAGCGGCGACGCCGTTCACTACCGTGTGCCGGAAATCGACGCCATCATCAGCGTGAAGTGGAGCCCGGACGGCGGCCGGATCGCGTTCGAGGGGACGCACGGTCCGCAGTCCGACCTCTATGTGCTCGACCTCGCGACGGGCGAGACGGTCAACTACACGGCCGACCTCTTCTCCGACCACGAGCCCGCGTGGAGCCCCGACGGCCGCGCTCTCGTCTTCCACTCCGACCGCGGCGACTACGTCGAGACCGGCCGCTGGACCGAGCGCAATTTCTCGATGCTCGACCACGACTACGCGCAGTTCGACCTCTATCGGATCGATCTGAGCGCGCCGGGACGGCTCGACCGGCTGACGTTCGACGCCGATTGGGACGAGCAGAGCGCCGCGTTCGGCAGTGATCCCGACCGGCTCCTCTTCGTCTCCGACCGGAACGGGATTTACAACCTGTGGGAGAAGAATCTCGCGACGGGGGAGGAGCGCCCGCTCACGAATCTGCTCACCGGCGTGACGCAGGTCAGCCTCAGCGCGGACGGCACGCGGGCCGCGCTCGTCGCGCTCAAAGAGGGCGTCCCGTCGATCTACCTCCTGCGCGACCCGTTCGGCCGCGACGCCGAGACGGCCCCGCTGCGGCCGACGGTGTGGGCGCAGCGCGTCGAGGGAGCCGTCGGCGAGCCCGCCCCCGCGCTCGCGCTCGCGGGGGCGACGACGCTCGCCGGCAACCCGATCCTCCGCGACGCGGCGAATGACCACCCGTTCCTCGCCGATCCGATGCGCGCGCGGCGGCTACTGGAACCGCTCGTCGCGGTGGCGGGCACGACGGCAGAGACCGGCGGCACGAACGGGCACGGCAGCCCCGCGCTCGGCGATCCGCCCGACCTCCTCGCCTCGGGCGATGCGTCCACCGACGGCGTCAACGCCGAGAGCGCGCCGGACTCGACGGCCTACGGCACGATCCGCGTCGACTTCCGCAACTACGACTTCTCCGACGCCTTCGACGAGGCGCAGCGCCGCCGCGAGGAGCAGATCCGCCCGCGCTTCGAGCCCGTCGACCACGTGAACGAGGACGGCTCGTTCAAAGAGAAGCGCTACAAGCTGAAGTTCTCGCCCGACATCGTCTACGGCAACGTCGGCTACGACGCGATTTTCGGCGTGCAGAGCGTGACGCAGATGGTGTTCTCCGACATGCTCGGCAACCACCAGATCTTCGCCGCGACGAACCTGATCATCGACCTCCGCAACTCCGACTACCTCCTCGCCTACCAGTACCTCCCGCGCCGGACCGACTTCGCGCTCACCGGTTTCCACCTCGCCCGCCAGCTCACCGACTTCACGCGCGAGACGATCTACCGCTACCGGAACTACGGCCTCACGTTCTCGGCCTCGTACCCCCTCGACAAGTTCCGCCGCGTCGACGCCGAGATGTCCGTCCTCGGGACCTCGCTGACGGACCTCGTGGACCCGGCGCTGCGGGCGCGGAGCCGCGTCTTCCTCTATCCCGCGCTGACGTTCACGACCGACGGCACGGAGCCGGGCTTTCTGTTCCCCTCCGGCGGGCGGCGCTACGCCCTCCGCCTCGCCGGCAGCCCTGGCGTCTCCGTCACATTCGCCACGCTCCTCGCGGATGCGCGGCAGTACGTAGGGCTCGGGCGGTACTACTCGCTCGCGTTCCGCGCCTCGGGCGGCGTGTCGTTCGGGCCGAACCCGCAGCGGTTCTACGCCGCCGGCGTGCAGAACTGGATCAACCCCAACTTCCGCAGCATCCCCATCGAGGACGAGAACGACTTCGTATTCGGGACGCCCGTGCTCCCGCTGCGCGGCTTCGGGATCGACGAGCGGAGCGGCTCGGCCTTCGGCCTCCTCAACGCCGAGTTCCGGTTCCCGCTCTTCGCCGCGATCCTGCCCGGCCCGATCCCCGTCCTCCCGCTCTACAACCTGCAAGGCACCGCCTTCCTTGACGCCGGCACGATCTCGAACGGCGGCTTCGACCTGCGGCGGCTCAACGAGGAGGGGAAGGAGGTGTTCGACGACCTCCTCATCGGCACCGGCGTCGGGCTGCGGACGATCCTGCTGGGCTACCCGATCCGGCTGGACTGGGCGTGGCCTTACGACGGCCGCGGCTTCGGCGACGCGCAGGTCTACTTCTCCATCGGGCTGGATTTCTGA
- a CDS encoding ABC transporter permease — protein sequence MNKIAIIARSEYLRRVKSKSFVVATVLAPVMLLLLVAVSVTVGVLTQDGGTKSVAILDRTERLGPALGERLSDGYAVSVADVPEDSLRARVQRGELDGYFVLPDGLLEGEGEATYYSEGSGGFSAQFRLEDAVGDVVRRARLEAAGAPQLVLDAVEERVGVRMVAITDEGDATDAGWLYAGLGYAMGFIIYIAMFVYGAMVMRGVIEEKTNRIIEVVASSARPFQLMMGKVLGIGAVGLTQFALWVVLALAGVVALGTVLAGFVDPAALAGADAVAQAEGLPFDPALLSLSNVPFDLIVYFLLFFLGGYLLYGSLFAAVGSAVEQESDAQSLQLPIMIPVILPAIFLPFIADNPDAPMSVALSLVPFFSPILMVVRAAATDVPFWQMGLALVLLALAFVGTIWVASRIYRVGILMYGKKATFRDLARWVRYA from the coding sequence ATGAATAAAATCGCCATCATCGCCCGGAGTGAGTACCTCCGGCGGGTTAAGTCGAAGAGCTTCGTCGTCGCGACGGTGCTCGCGCCGGTGATGCTGTTGCTGCTCGTCGCCGTCTCCGTCACGGTCGGCGTGCTGACGCAGGACGGCGGGACGAAGTCGGTCGCCATCCTCGACCGGACGGAGCGGCTCGGCCCGGCGCTCGGCGAGCGGCTGTCAGACGGTTACGCCGTATCCGTGGCCGACGTGCCGGAGGACAGCCTCCGCGCCCGCGTCCAACGCGGCGAACTCGACGGCTACTTCGTCCTGCCCGACGGCCTGCTCGAAGGCGAGGGCGAGGCGACGTATTACTCCGAAGGCAGCGGAGGCTTCTCGGCGCAGTTCCGGCTCGAAGACGCCGTCGGCGACGTGGTGCGGCGGGCGCGGCTGGAGGCCGCCGGCGCGCCCCAGCTCGTGCTCGATGCCGTCGAGGAGCGCGTCGGCGTGCGGATGGTGGCGATCACCGACGAGGGCGACGCGACGGACGCGGGCTGGCTCTACGCCGGGCTCGGCTACGCGATGGGCTTCATCATCTACATCGCGATGTTCGTCTACGGCGCGATGGTGATGCGCGGCGTGATCGAGGAGAAGACGAACCGGATCATCGAGGTCGTGGCCTCGTCGGCGCGGCCGTTCCAACTCATGATGGGGAAGGTGCTCGGGATCGGGGCCGTCGGGCTGACGCAGTTCGCGCTGTGGGTCGTGCTCGCGCTCGCCGGTGTCGTCGCGCTCGGCACCGTGCTCGCCGGCTTCGTCGACCCCGCGGCCCTCGCCGGGGCCGACGCCGTCGCGCAGGCCGAGGGCCTCCCGTTCGACCCGGCGCTGCTGTCGCTCTCGAACGTGCCGTTCGACCTCATCGTCTACTTCCTCCTCTTCTTCCTCGGCGGTTATCTGCTCTACGGCAGCCTGTTCGCCGCCGTCGGCTCGGCCGTGGAGCAGGAGAGCGACGCGCAGAGCCTCCAGCTTCCGATCATGATCCCGGTGATCCTGCCCGCCATCTTCCTCCCCTTCATCGCCGACAACCCGGACGCGCCGATGTCGGTCGCGCTCTCGCTCGTCCCGTTCTTCTCGCCGATCCTGATGGTCGTCCGCGCGGCAGCGACCGACGTTCCGTTCTGGCAGATGGGCCTCGCGCTCGTGCTCCTCGCGCTCGCCTTCGTCGGGACGATCTGGGTGGCGAGCCGGATCTACCGCGTCGGGATTCTGATGTACGGCAAGAAAGCGACGTTCCGAGATTTGGCGCGGTGGGTGCGTTACGCGTGA
- a CDS encoding ATP-binding cassette domain-containing protein — MSSLVVDHVTKRYGAHLAVDGVSFEVQPGRIFGVLGPNGAGKTSTIRMIAYITTPDEGRVTFGGEPVGPETQRVMGYLPEERGLYRKMKVGEQLGYLGQLKGLSTAEASAAVRRWLDRFDATSWYGKRVEELSKGMQQKVQFIATILHEPQLLIFDEPFSGLDPINAALLKDIILELRAEGRTILFASHRMEQVEQLCDDIFLIANGREVLHGALRDVKRSFGKNTVTMEFSGDDGFLDQLEVEGAIRLRSRSSGHAEFRLRGTTTARRVLAAALPGVDEVYRFELNEPPLSEIFVMVVNGQTPATIAESAPEPLDRP, encoded by the coding sequence ATGTCCTCGCTCGTCGTCGACCACGTCACCAAGCGCTACGGCGCGCACCTCGCCGTGGACGGCGTGTCGTTCGAAGTGCAGCCCGGCCGCATCTTCGGTGTGCTCGGCCCCAACGGCGCGGGGAAGACGTCGACGATCCGGATGATCGCGTACATCACGACGCCGGACGAGGGCCGCGTCACGTTCGGCGGCGAGCCGGTGGGACCGGAGACGCAGCGTGTGATGGGCTACCTCCCCGAGGAACGCGGGCTCTACCGGAAGATGAAAGTCGGCGAGCAGCTCGGTTACCTCGGCCAGCTCAAGGGGCTCTCGACGGCCGAGGCCTCGGCGGCTGTCCGCCGCTGGCTCGACCGCTTCGACGCCACAAGTTGGTACGGCAAGCGCGTCGAGGAGCTCTCGAAGGGGATGCAGCAGAAGGTGCAGTTCATCGCCACGATCCTCCACGAGCCCCAACTCCTCATCTTCGACGAGCCGTTCTCCGGCCTCGACCCGATCAACGCGGCGCTCCTCAAAGACATCATCCTCGAACTCCGCGCCGAGGGCCGGACGATCCTCTTCGCCAGCCACCGGATGGAGCAGGTCGAGCAGCTCTGCGACGACATCTTCCTCATCGCGAACGGTCGGGAGGTGCTCCACGGCGCGCTCCGCGACGTCAAGCGCTCCTTCGGCAAGAACACCGTCACGATGGAGTTCAGCGGCGACGACGGCTTCCTCGACCAGCTCGAGGTCGAGGGCGCGATCCGGCTCCGCTCGCGCTCCAGCGGTCACGCCGAGTTCCGCCTGCGCGGCACCACGACGGCCCGCCGCGTCCTCGCCGCCGCGCTGCCGGGCGTGGACGAGGTCTACCGCTTCGAGCTCAACGAGCCGCCGCTCTCCGAGATCTTCGTGATGGTCGTCAACGGGCAGACCCCCGCCACCATCGCGGAATCCGCTCCCGAACCCCTCGACCGCCCATGA
- a CDS encoding DUF4290 domain-containing protein has product MHYEDKIIDRQIGRNAQLFAQSIAELDTPERRYPYLRILISVIEQAHPEWGQAPEKDVQIGTLVHDLSGGIIAVDETAEVVRARDEERGYR; this is encoded by the coding sequence ATGCATTACGAAGATAAAATCATCGATCGGCAGATCGGGCGCAACGCCCAGCTCTTCGCCCAGTCCATCGCGGAGTTGGACACGCCGGAGCGGCGCTACCCCTACCTCCGCATCCTCATCTCCGTCATCGAACAGGCCCACCCCGAGTGGGGGCAGGCGCCGGAGAAGGACGTGCAGATCGGGACCCTCGTCCACGACCTCAGCGGCGGCATCATCGCCGTCGACGAGACGGCCGAGGTCGTCCGCGCCCGCGACGAGGAGCGTGGCTATCGGTGA
- the ruvC gene encoding crossover junction endodeoxyribonuclease RuvC, which translates to MIILGIDPGTRHTGYGVLEVVGRRETVVDYGTVDPSAKLDLMVRLQRIGEAVDKLIEQHKPDELAIEMPFMGKNAQAMLKLGQVQGFVMKAALDREIPVTQYAPREIKKAVVGNGNAAKEQVWFMLRSQLGLTEDRGLDASDALAVAFCHAHRVEAGPSGKFKDWKSFVAANPGRVSNDG; encoded by the coding sequence ATGATCATCCTCGGCATCGACCCCGGCACACGGCACACCGGCTACGGCGTGCTCGAAGTCGTGGGCCGGCGCGAGACGGTCGTGGACTACGGCACGGTCGACCCGTCGGCGAAGCTCGACCTGATGGTCCGGCTCCAGCGCATCGGCGAGGCCGTGGACAAGCTCATCGAGCAGCACAAGCCGGACGAGCTCGCCATCGAGATGCCGTTCATGGGGAAGAACGCGCAGGCCATGCTCAAGCTCGGGCAGGTGCAGGGCTTCGTGATGAAGGCGGCGCTCGACCGCGAGATCCCCGTCACGCAGTACGCCCCGCGCGAGATCAAAAAGGCCGTCGTCGGCAACGGGAACGCGGCGAAGGAGCAGGTGTGGTTCATGCTCCGCTCCCAACTCGGGCTGACCGAGGACCGCGGACTCGACGCGTCCGACGCCCTCGCCGTCGCGTTCTGCCACGCCCACCGCGTCGAGGCGGGGCCGTCGGGGAAGTTCAAGGACTGGAAGAGCTTCGTCGCCGCGAACCCAGGTCGAGTGTCGAACGACGGGTGA
- a CDS encoding YebC/PmpR family DNA-binding transcriptional regulator, which translates to MAGHNKWSKIKRKKGVADARRSKLWARITRDMMIAAREGGGDIDMNPRLALAVDKAKAENMPKDNIERAIKRGTGEIAGADYEEMTYEGYAPGGIALFIECLTDNTNRTVADVRHAFTKYGGSFGTSGSVAYLFDRKGHFEIDAAGQDEDELFLLVAEAGAEDLKREDGVFVVTTPMEEFAAVQDALEEAGIEPKEAQLVRIPTLTTSLGPDEAAKVLRLVEALEELQDVQDVYTSLEMNEGTLALLEG; encoded by the coding sequence ATGGCAGGACATAATAAGTGGTCGAAGATCAAGCGGAAGAAGGGCGTCGCCGACGCGCGGCGCTCCAAGCTCTGGGCGCGCATCACGCGTGACATGATGATCGCCGCGCGCGAAGGCGGCGGTGACATCGACATGAACCCCCGCCTCGCCCTCGCCGTCGACAAGGCGAAGGCGGAGAACATGCCGAAGGACAACATCGAGCGCGCCATCAAGCGCGGCACGGGCGAGATCGCGGGCGCGGACTACGAGGAGATGACGTACGAGGGCTACGCCCCCGGCGGCATCGCCCTCTTCATCGAGTGCCTCACCGACAACACGAACCGCACCGTCGCCGACGTCCGCCACGCGTTCACGAAGTACGGCGGCAGCTTCGGCACGAGCGGCTCCGTTGCGTACCTCTTCGACCGGAAAGGCCACTTCGAGATCGACGCCGCCGGGCAGGACGAGGACGAGCTGTTCCTGCTCGTGGCCGAGGCCGGCGCCGAAGACCTCAAGCGCGAGGACGGCGTGTTCGTCGTCACGACGCCGATGGAGGAGTTCGCCGCCGTGCAGGACGCGCTCGAAGAGGCGGGGATCGAGCCGAAGGAGGCCCAACTCGTCCGCATCCCGACGCTGACGACGAGCCTCGGCCCGGACGAAGCCGCCAAAGTCCTCCGCCTCGTCGAAGCGCTTGAAGAGCTGCAGGACGTGCAGGACGTCTACACCAGCCTCGAAATGAACGAGGGGACGCTCGCGCTCCTCGAAGGATGA
- a CDS encoding alanine racemase yields MIITDLDTPCLLVERRRLDANLHRMQETAERHGVALRPHLKTHKSTALAEWQVSLGAHGVTVAKPEEAEVFAEAGFSDIRLAYCVVGDDKHERLHALMERGAHVSFCVDTVAGAEAASAFYAERDAVADVLIEVDTGHGRCGIVWDSPHAEALARAVEALPGLRLAGLLTHGGQSYFGPEPGETAAEALVRTMEEERDRLLALAVTLHDAGALAADAELSVGSTPTASVFENAERRPFRITEIRPGNYVFHDAEQVALGAATLDDCALTVYATVVSKQPDEQGGSRLFLDAGKKVFTSDTGYGTKGYGLLLYNPERMISLPHADLFSLSEEHGWVRVPGAATLDVGDRVRVVPNHACVVVNTQDQFFVIDGEEVVDTWTVDARGAVH; encoded by the coding sequence ATGATTATCACCGACCTCGACACGCCCTGCCTGCTCGTGGAGCGGCGGCGGCTCGACGCCAACCTCCACCGCATGCAGGAGACGGCCGAGCGCCACGGCGTTGCGCTCCGGCCCCACCTCAAAACCCACAAGTCGACGGCCCTCGCCGAGTGGCAGGTCTCGCTCGGCGCGCATGGCGTTACGGTCGCGAAGCCGGAGGAGGCCGAGGTCTTCGCCGAGGCCGGCTTCAGCGACATCCGCCTCGCATACTGCGTCGTCGGTGATGACAAGCACGAGCGGTTGCATGCCCTGATGGAGCGCGGCGCGCACGTCTCGTTCTGCGTCGACACCGTCGCGGGGGCGGAGGCCGCGTCGGCGTTTTATGCCGAGCGCGACGCCGTGGCCGACGTGCTGATCGAGGTCGACACGGGGCACGGGCGGTGCGGGATCGTGTGGGACAGCCCGCACGCCGAGGCCCTCGCCCGCGCCGTCGAGGCGTTGCCGGGGCTGCGGCTCGCTGGCCTGCTCACGCACGGCGGGCAGAGCTATTTCGGTCCCGAGCCGGGGGAGACGGCGGCGGAGGCGCTCGTCCGCACGATGGAGGAGGAGCGCGACCGCCTCCTCGCCCTCGCCGTCACGCTCCACGACGCCGGCGCGCTCGCGGCCGACGCCGAGCTATCGGTCGGCTCGACGCCGACGGCGAGCGTGTTCGAGAACGCCGAGCGCAGGCCGTTCCGCATCACCGAGATCCGCCCCGGCAACTACGTCTTCCACGACGCTGAGCAGGTCGCCCTCGGCGCGGCGACGCTCGACGACTGCGCCCTCACGGTCTACGCCACCGTTGTCTCGAAACAGCCCGACGAGCAGGGCGGCTCCCGCCTCTTCCTCGACGCGGGGAAAAAGGTGTTCACTTCCGACACCGGCTACGGGACGAAGGGCTACGGCCTGCTCCTCTACAACCCCGAGCGGATGATCTCGCTGCCCCACGCCGACCTCTTCTCGCTCTCCGAGGAGCACGGCTGGGTCCGCGTCCCCGGCGCCGCCACGCTCGACGTCGGCGACCGCGTTCGCGTCGTGCCCAATCACGCCTGCGTCGTCGTCAACACGCAGGACCAATTTTTCGTAATCGACGGCGAAGAGGTCGTAGATACGTGGACCGTGGACGCGCGCGGGGCCGTCCACTGA
- a CDS encoding PQQ-dependent sugar dehydrogenase, with protein sequence MRITTRLLAAALVAALTVAPAAAQSFSGPQVESVMTASGPIGVQDLAGGLNHPWGMAFLPDGRLLVTERNSGELHVLSPDGTLSDPVEGTPGVFAQGQGGLLDVALDPDFGTNGFIYLSYAEPGPEGSAAAALGRGRWTGDRIEGFERIFLQTPWITGPNHFGNRIVFDGEGHLFLTLGERFQFDPAQDLSNHLGKVIRINHDGSIPDDNPFVGRDDAEPEIWSYGHRNVQAAALHPETGQLWLAEMGPLGGDELNQPEAGRNYGWPVVSWGINYDGSEIPDPPTRPEFADAVKHWSPVISPSGMVIYTGDVFPAWTGNVFIGGLSAHQLVRLEMTDGAVTGEERIPLGTRIRDVEQGPDGHLYVLTDADDGHVWRLAPMK encoded by the coding sequence ATGCGTATCACGACCCGACTCCTCGCTGCCGCCCTCGTCGCGGCGCTTACCGTGGCGCCAGCCGCGGCGCAATCGTTCAGCGGGCCGCAGGTGGAGTCCGTCATGACGGCGTCCGGTCCGATCGGCGTCCAGGATCTCGCCGGCGGGCTCAACCATCCGTGGGGGATGGCGTTCCTCCCCGACGGCCGCCTCCTCGTCACCGAGCGCAACAGCGGCGAACTCCACGTCCTCAGCCCCGACGGCACGCTCTCCGACCCCGTCGAAGGCACGCCCGGCGTCTTCGCGCAGGGGCAGGGCGGGCTCCTCGACGTCGCGCTCGACCCCGACTTCGGGACGAACGGCTTCATTTACCTCTCGTACGCCGAGCCGGGGCCAGAGGGCAGCGCCGCCGCCGCGCTCGGCCGCGGGCGCTGGACCGGCGACCGGATCGAGGGCTTCGAGCGGATCTTCCTGCAAACGCCGTGGATCACCGGCCCGAACCACTTCGGCAACCGGATCGTCTTCGACGGCGAGGGGCACCTCTTCCTCACGCTCGGCGAGCGGTTCCAGTTCGACCCCGCGCAGGATCTCTCGAATCACCTCGGCAAAGTCATCCGCATCAACCACGACGGCTCGATCCCAGACGACAACCCCTTCGTCGGCCGCGATGACGCCGAGCCCGAGATCTGGTCTTACGGCCACCGCAACGTCCAAGCCGCCGCGCTCCACCCCGAGACCGGGCAGCTCTGGCTCGCCGAAATGGGCCCGCTCGGCGGCGACGAGCTGAACCAGCCCGAGGCCGGACGGAACTACGGCTGGCCCGTCGTGAGCTGGGGCATCAACTACGACGGCTCCGAGATCCCCGACCCGCCGACGCGCCCCGAGTTCGCCGACGCGGTGAAGCACTGGTCGCCCGTGATCTCGCCCTCCGGCATGGTCATCTACACCGGCGACGTGTTCCCGGCGTGGACGGGGAACGTGTTCATCGGCGGCCTCTCGGCGCACCAGCTCGTGCGGCTGGAGATGACGGACGGCGCCGTGACGGGCGAGGAGCGCATCCCCCTCGGCACGCGCATCCGTGACGTCGAGCAGGGGCCGGACGGCCACCTCTACGTCCTCACCGACGCCGACGACGGCCACGTGTGGCGGCTCGCCCCGATGAAATGA